One genomic region from Pseudorca crassidens isolate mPseCra1 chromosome 11, mPseCra1.hap1, whole genome shotgun sequence encodes:
- the PRIM1 gene encoding DNA primase small subunit, with protein MEAFDPAELPELLKLYYRRLFPYAQYYRWLNYGGVVKNYFQHREFSFTLKDDIYIRYQSFNNQSDLEKEVQKMNPYKIDIGAVYSHRPNQHNTVKLGAFQAQEKELVFDIDMTDYDDVRRCCSSADICSKCWTLMTMAIHIIDRALKEDFGFKHRLWVYSGRRGVHCWVCDESVRKLSSAVRSGIVEYLSVIKGGQDVKKKVHLSEKIHPFVRKSINIIKKYFEDYALVDQDILENKESWDKILALVPETMHDELQQSFQKHHNSLQRWEHLKKAASRCQNNSKNDKCGPWLEWEIMLQYCFPRLDINVSKGINHLLKSPFSVHPKTGRISVPIDLQKVDQFDPFTVPTISSICHELDVISTKEEEKENGAESDIKHRTRDYKKTSLGPFVKVFEQFLENLDKSRKGELLKKSDLQKDF; from the exons ATGGAGGCGTTTGACCCCGCCGAGCTGCCCGAGCTGCTTAAGCTTTATTACCGGAGGCTCTTTCCCTACGCCCAGTACTATCGCTGGCTCAACTATGGCGGAG tggtaaagaattacTTTCAACACCGTGAATTTTCCTTCACATTGAAAGATGATATTTACATTCGTTACCAATCCTTCAACAACCAGAGTGATCTGGAAAAGGAGGTGCAGAAAATGAATCCGTACAAGATTGATATAGGCGCGGTATATTCCCACAGA CCCAATCAACACAATACAGTGAAGCTGGGAGCTTTCCAGGCTCAGGAAAAAGAACTGGTGTTTGACATTGACATGACAGACTACGATGATGTGAGGAGATGTTGTAG TTCTGCAGACATATGTTCTAAGTGCTGGACCCTCATGACGATGGCCATACACATCATTGACCGAGCATTGAAGG AGGACTTTGGATTTAAACATCGTCTCTGGGTATATTCTGGAAGAAGAGGTGTTCATTGCTGGGTCTGTGATGAATCAGTTAGAAAACTGTCCTCTGCAGTACGTTCTGGGATAGTTGAATATTTGAGTGTTATAAAG GGTGgtcaagatgttaaaaagaaagttcACTTAAGTGAAAAAATTCATCCTTTTGTCAG aaaatctataaacataataaaaaaatactttgaagaCTATGCCTTGGTTGATCAAGATATTCTTGAGAATAAAGAAAGCTGGGATAAGATTTTAGCCCTTGTTCCTGAAA CAATGCATGATGAACTTCAACAAAGCTTCCAAAAGCATCACAATTCACTTCAGCGCTGGGAGCATTTGAAGAAAGCAGCCAGCAGATGTCAG AATAACAGCAAAAATGACAAATGTGGACCCTGGCTTGAGTGGGAGATCATGCTCCAGTACTGTTTTCCACGACTGGATATCAATGTTAGCAAAGGAATCAATCATTTACTGAAGAGCCCTTTTAGTGTTCATCCTAAAACAG GTCGCATTTCTGTGCCTATTGATTTACAGAAAGTGGATCAGTTTGATCCATTTACTGTTCCAACCATCAG TTCCATTTGCCATGAATTGGATGTTATTTCcactaaagaagaagaaaaagagaacggAGCTGAATCTGATATCAAACATAGAACCAGAG ATTACAAGAAGACCAGTCTAGGTCCTTTTGTAAAAGTTTTTGAGCAGTTTCTTGAAAACCTGGATAAATCTCGAAAAGGAGAACTTCTCAAGAAGAGTG atttacagaaagacTTCTGA